The Ornithinimicrobium faecis genome includes a window with the following:
- a CDS encoding HAD family hydrolase, whose protein sequence is MQWDDYDAALFDLDGVLTPTAEVHMRAWERMFTDFLTSRGVSKPYTQADYFAHIDGKPRYEGVAAMLASRDIELPHGSPEDSSSEQTVCGLGNRKNELFTQVLRSEGITAYAGSLALLDHLESRGVAMAVVSSSKNAPEVLAAAGIADRFPVVVDGAVAAQRQLPGKPRPDTYTYAAEQLGVPSSRAVVLEDAISGVQAGAAGDFGLVVGVDRGAGAQALSDQGAEVVVQDLAELIGDR, encoded by the coding sequence GTGCAGTGGGACGACTATGACGCAGCCCTGTTCGATCTCGATGGTGTCCTGACGCCGACGGCCGAGGTGCACATGCGCGCCTGGGAGCGGATGTTCACCGATTTCCTGACCTCGCGCGGGGTCAGCAAGCCCTACACCCAGGCCGACTATTTCGCGCACATCGACGGCAAACCGCGCTATGAGGGCGTCGCCGCGATGCTCGCCTCCCGGGACATCGAGCTCCCCCACGGCAGCCCCGAGGACTCCTCGAGCGAGCAGACCGTGTGCGGGCTCGGCAACCGCAAGAACGAGTTGTTCACGCAGGTGCTGCGCAGCGAGGGCATCACGGCGTATGCCGGGTCGCTGGCTCTGCTGGACCACCTCGAGTCGCGAGGGGTTGCGATGGCGGTGGTCTCCTCCTCCAAGAACGCACCGGAGGTCCTGGCGGCGGCCGGCATCGCCGACCGGTTCCCGGTCGTCGTGGACGGTGCGGTCGCCGCGCAGCGGCAGCTGCCGGGCAAGCCCCGGCCAGACACCTACACGTATGCCGCGGAGCAGCTGGGCGTGCCCAGCTCACGGGCCGTGGTGCTGGAGGATGCGATCAGTGGCGTGCAGGCCGGCGCTGCCGGCGACTTCGGCCTGGTCGTCGGAGTCGACCGCGGGGCCGGAGCGCAGGCGCTGAGCGACCAGGGTGCCGAGGTGGTTGTGCAGGATCTCGCCGAACTGATCGGAGACCGCTGA
- a CDS encoding S1C family serine protease, translated as MHRNTIALTAAVPLLAVLAACGGGNTPAVETVTVEATATQDATTAAPADAEQQSAEPDQAPITAAPADAGVSTITSHLDAQPAVVQIRATGGMRHPEFGNYVGGGSGSGFLISSDGLAVTNNHVVTGAATLEVFIGGDTTRSYNARVVGASECNDLALIDISEPEPLPHLSWSSDPVAVGQEIYVAGFPLGDPEYTLTRGIVSKAQASSEELTWASVDHSMEHDAAAHPGNSGGPLLNTDGQVTGIHFSGFLPEDMVRQQYAIDHLLAQSVVEELRDGDFEALGVNATPVYDESQDITGLWVSGVKAGSPAARAKVVPGDIITTLNGLPMAPDGSMAEYCDVLRTSGEDTPVSIEVLRYDTGEVLRGELNNPIQEDAAIQPVMSFVQELGDEVAEGGESAYAYESVVDDTESILVEVPAEWTDRVTSPYGEAGLPYIAAAADVDAFENTWSEPGLIYMGVDTTDDLVGLIDSMEFADGCTDDGLSDYSDGLYTGHYHQYSDCGGSGNQIVVLAATPNDASFTALLIVQMIHDRDVLALDQAFATFNYYTD; from the coding sequence GTGCACCGCAACACCATTGCCCTCACCGCCGCCGTCCCCCTGCTCGCAGTGCTCGCTGCGTGTGGCGGTGGCAACACCCCTGCTGTCGAGACCGTCACGGTCGAGGCCACCGCGACCCAGGACGCGACCACCGCGGCACCCGCCGACGCCGAGCAGCAGTCCGCCGAGCCCGACCAGGCACCGATCACCGCCGCTCCCGCCGACGCGGGCGTCTCCACCATCACCTCCCACCTGGACGCCCAGCCCGCGGTCGTGCAGATCCGGGCGACCGGCGGCATGCGCCACCCGGAGTTCGGCAACTATGTCGGGGGCGGCTCCGGCAGCGGATTCCTGATCAGCTCGGACGGGCTGGCCGTGACCAACAACCACGTGGTCACCGGCGCCGCCACGCTCGAGGTCTTCATCGGCGGCGACACGACCCGCAGCTACAACGCCCGCGTCGTCGGCGCCTCCGAGTGCAACGACCTCGCCCTGATCGACATCAGCGAGCCCGAGCCGCTGCCGCACCTGTCCTGGTCATCGGACCCGGTGGCGGTCGGGCAGGAGATCTACGTCGCGGGCTTCCCGCTCGGCGACCCCGAATACACGCTGACGCGCGGCATCGTCTCGAAGGCACAGGCCTCCAGCGAGGAGCTGACCTGGGCCTCGGTCGATCACTCCATGGAGCATGACGCTGCGGCTCACCCCGGCAACTCCGGAGGACCGCTGCTCAACACCGACGGCCAGGTGACCGGGATCCACTTCTCTGGCTTCCTGCCCGAGGACATGGTCCGTCAGCAGTATGCGATCGACCACCTGCTGGCCCAGAGCGTGGTCGAGGAGCTGCGCGACGGTGACTTCGAGGCCCTCGGCGTCAACGCCACCCCGGTCTACGACGAGAGCCAGGACATCACCGGTCTGTGGGTGAGCGGCGTCAAGGCTGGGTCGCCGGCCGCGCGCGCCAAGGTGGTCCCGGGCGACATCATCACCACCCTCAACGGGCTGCCGATGGCTCCCGACGGGAGCATGGCGGAGTATTGCGACGTCCTGCGCACGTCCGGTGAGGACACCCCGGTCTCCATCGAGGTGCTGCGCTACGACACCGGTGAGGTGCTGCGCGGCGAGCTCAACAACCCGATCCAGGAGGACGCCGCGATCCAGCCGGTGATGTCCTTCGTCCAGGAGTTGGGCGACGAGGTCGCTGAGGGCGGCGAGTCCGCCTACGCCTACGAGTCGGTCGTGGACGACACCGAGTCAATCCTGGTCGAGGTGCCCGCCGAGTGGACGGACCGGGTGACCTCGCCCTACGGCGAGGCGGGTCTGCCCTACATCGCCGCCGCGGCCGACGTCGACGCCTTCGAGAACACCTGGAGCGAGCCCGGTCTGATCTATATGGGCGTGGACACGACCGACGACCTCGTCGGCCTGATCGACTCGATGGAGTTCGCGGACGGCTGCACCGACGACGGGCTCAGTGACTACAGCGACGGGCTCTACACCGGCCACTACCACCAATACAGCGACTGCGGCGGGTCCGGCAACCAGATCGTCGTGCTCGCTGCCACGCCCAACGACGCCTCGTTCACCGCGCTGCTGATCGTGCAGATGATCCACGACCGCGACGTCCTCGCCCTGGACCAGGCCTTCGCCACCTTCAACTACTACACCGACTGA
- a CDS encoding RecQ family ATP-dependent DNA helicase, giving the protein MTTEALQALRRLVGRDDADFRDGQFEAVEALVERRERVLVVQRTGWGKSAVYFVATALRRAQGAGPTIIVSPLLALMRDQIEAARRAGINAVSMNSANAEEWGRVRQELADDTVDVLLVSPERLNNPRFREEQLPDLAARCGLLVVDEAHCISDWGHDFRPDYRRIRTLLAGLPADTPVLATTATANERVVHDVVEQLSVGADGSARQVSTIRGPLARASLRLGVLELETPERRIAWLLGHLGDLPGSGIVYALTVSAAEDLAASLTRAGHTVSAYTGRTDPADRLELERRLRDNEVKALVATSALGMGFDKPDLGFVVHLGAPSSPVAYYQQVGRAGRATDNADVLLLPGVEDRNIWAYFASAAMPKQEQADAVLTALAGSTKPLSTAALETQVDVRRTRLELLLKVLDVEGAVEKVQGGWTGTGQPWTYDAERYERVAEAREREQQLMLDYQRTQTCRMAFLQETLDDATAAPCGRCDNCAGPWFPTEIPADAIDLALGQLARVGVPVEARAQWPTGMDRLGVPVRGKIAPAESMSTGRALARVSDLGWGQRVRELVQGPDTAVPGQIVNAVTKVLADWDWAQRPVAIVSVPSRQRPELVTSLARSISELGRLPYLGELTTPNGGPTGESGGNSAFRLAAVWDQFEVGPELAQQLGGLRGPVLLVDDLVDSRWTMTVAARVLRLAGAEAVLPLALAQAG; this is encoded by the coding sequence ATGACTACTGAGGCGCTGCAAGCACTCCGACGGCTCGTCGGGCGAGACGACGCCGACTTCCGGGACGGGCAGTTCGAGGCCGTCGAGGCGCTGGTCGAGCGTCGGGAGCGGGTTCTGGTGGTGCAGCGCACCGGGTGGGGCAAGTCGGCCGTCTATTTCGTGGCGACGGCACTGCGGCGCGCGCAGGGCGCGGGCCCGACCATCATCGTCTCGCCGCTGCTGGCCCTGATGCGCGACCAGATCGAGGCGGCCCGGCGCGCGGGCATCAACGCCGTGTCGATGAACTCGGCCAACGCCGAGGAGTGGGGGCGGGTGCGCCAGGAGTTGGCCGACGACACCGTCGACGTGCTGCTGGTCAGCCCCGAGCGACTCAACAACCCGCGCTTTCGCGAGGAGCAGCTGCCCGATCTCGCCGCCCGCTGCGGCCTGCTGGTCGTCGACGAGGCGCACTGCATCAGTGACTGGGGCCACGACTTCCGCCCCGACTATCGCCGGATCCGCACGCTGCTGGCCGGGCTGCCCGCGGACACCCCCGTGCTGGCCACCACGGCCACGGCCAACGAGCGCGTGGTGCACGACGTCGTCGAGCAGCTGTCCGTCGGCGCCGACGGCTCGGCCCGTCAGGTCAGCACGATCCGTGGCCCGCTCGCCCGCGCCTCGCTGCGGCTGGGGGTCCTGGAGTTGGAGACCCCCGAGCGACGCATCGCCTGGTTGCTGGGGCACCTGGGCGACCTGCCCGGCAGCGGCATCGTTTATGCCCTGACCGTCTCTGCTGCAGAGGATCTCGCTGCCTCACTGACGCGGGCCGGGCACACCGTTTCGGCCTACACCGGTCGCACCGACCCGGCCGACCGGCTCGAGCTGGAGCGTCGGCTGCGCGACAACGAGGTCAAGGCCCTGGTCGCCACCAGTGCGCTGGGCATGGGCTTTGACAAGCCCGACCTCGGGTTCGTCGTCCACCTAGGGGCTCCGAGCTCCCCGGTGGCCTACTACCAACAGGTGGGTCGTGCCGGGCGCGCGACGGACAACGCGGACGTCCTGCTCCTCCCGGGGGTGGAGGACCGCAACATCTGGGCCTACTTCGCCTCGGCTGCGATGCCGAAACAGGAGCAGGCCGACGCGGTGCTGACGGCGCTGGCCGGCTCCACCAAGCCCCTGTCGACCGCCGCGCTGGAGACCCAGGTCGATGTGCGGCGCACCCGCCTGGAGTTGCTGCTCAAGGTGCTCGACGTCGAGGGTGCCGTGGAGAAGGTGCAGGGCGGTTGGACCGGCACGGGTCAGCCGTGGACCTATGACGCCGAGCGTTATGAACGCGTCGCGGAGGCCCGTGAGCGTGAGCAGCAACTGATGCTGGACTATCAGCGCACCCAGACCTGCCGGATGGCGTTCCTGCAGGAGACACTCGACGATGCAACCGCAGCCCCGTGCGGACGGTGCGACAACTGTGCCGGCCCGTGGTTCCCCACCGAGATCCCGGCCGACGCGATCGACCTTGCGCTGGGTCAGCTGGCCCGGGTCGGTGTGCCGGTGGAGGCACGCGCCCAGTGGCCCACTGGCATGGACCGCCTCGGTGTGCCGGTCCGGGGCAAGATCGCTCCCGCCGAGTCGATGAGCACCGGCCGAGCCCTGGCCCGCGTCTCCGACCTGGGGTGGGGTCAACGGGTGCGCGAGCTCGTCCAGGGGCCCGACACCGCGGTGCCGGGCCAGATCGTCAACGCCGTCACCAAGGTGCTAGCCGACTGGGACTGGGCACAGCGGCCGGTCGCCATCGTGTCCGTGCCCTCCCGCCAGCGCCCGGAGCTGGTCACCTCCCTGGCGCGCAGCATCAGCGAGCTGGGCCGACTGCCCTATCTGGGCGAGTTGACGACACCGAACGGTGGGCCGACGGGGGAGTCGGGCGGCAACAGCGCCTTCCGACTCGCAGCTGTCTGGGACCAGTTTGAGGTCGGACCCGAGCTGGCCCAGCAGCTCGGCGGCTTGCGGGGACCCGTGCTGCTCGTCGACGACCTGGTCGACTCGCGCTGGACGATGACCGTCGCGGCCCGCGTGCTGCGGCTGGCCGGTGCCGAAGCAGTTCTGCCGCTCGCGCTGGCGCAGGCCGGATGA
- a CDS encoding Type 1 glutamine amidotransferase-like domain-containing protein, which translates to MRRRPVLSLVLAACLAAPVAAYAANPDDGQKLVPIGGGYSEESLHGFAAQTIDGATGDTVDLYVIPSSYGDAPEDREENLALAQERTVQIEAACDDVVDLATFTGGCEATLLPLLAREDALDPAASEGLDDTDTDGVYILGGDQVLAMHVLANSPAEERLATAYAQGVVISGTSAGNAVQSRSMGAGYPEPGYPENALERDMSLIFWGDDLASEERGLSFGSQEIILDQHFYERGRFGRLLSWTAQSVERYGGAGKLGVGVDWGTAPVIQDDATITSVLGASSVSVLDFSAAQGLDWVGDRDTLSVQSVLVHLLAPDTGATYDFGSRSVAHDDVAVPTPERVALPSLATRGQGTLWLGGGDNNSIESEALSAFVAQAQDNTRGKGKTSLLVLGLGYADEAGALDAVTDYTEAVAELGWTGGIDVRVHGHDAIPTSAVARAAGVLVVGGDQSLMAEEVADPELRSALAKAVQRPTPVLTDGAATAILGERYVTDIDPTTSDEAIEMFRANAVITTPGLGLIPGYTLEPTLTQDYRWGRLFGAAHDSPDVASLGISELTAIEVGRGGASVVGERSVVAVDGSGATWSTGSNGALGATNVWLDVFSTGDLIE; encoded by the coding sequence ATGCGCCGTCGCCCAGTTCTGTCCCTTGTCCTCGCCGCTTGCCTGGCGGCCCCGGTCGCGGCCTATGCGGCTAACCCGGATGACGGGCAGAAACTCGTGCCGATCGGAGGCGGCTACTCGGAGGAGTCACTGCATGGCTTCGCCGCGCAGACCATTGACGGGGCCACGGGGGACACCGTCGACCTCTATGTCATCCCGTCCAGCTACGGCGACGCACCAGAGGATCGGGAGGAGAATCTCGCGCTCGCCCAAGAGCGCACGGTCCAGATCGAGGCGGCATGCGATGACGTCGTGGACCTCGCCACGTTCACCGGCGGGTGCGAGGCGACCCTGCTGCCGTTGCTGGCGCGTGAGGACGCGCTCGACCCGGCTGCCTCGGAGGGACTGGACGACACGGACACCGACGGCGTCTACATTCTGGGCGGCGACCAGGTCCTGGCGATGCATGTGCTGGCCAACAGCCCGGCAGAGGAGCGGCTCGCCACGGCCTACGCCCAGGGGGTTGTGATCAGTGGCACCAGTGCCGGCAACGCGGTCCAGTCCCGCTCGATGGGTGCTGGCTATCCCGAGCCCGGCTATCCGGAGAACGCCCTCGAGCGCGACATGTCGCTGATCTTCTGGGGCGATGACCTGGCGAGCGAGGAGCGCGGTCTGTCCTTCGGGTCGCAGGAGATCATCCTCGATCAGCACTTCTATGAGCGCGGTCGGTTCGGTCGGCTCCTCTCGTGGACGGCACAGTCCGTCGAGCGTTATGGCGGAGCCGGCAAACTGGGCGTGGGCGTGGACTGGGGCACGGCTCCGGTGATCCAGGACGACGCCACGATCACCAGTGTGTTGGGGGCCAGTTCGGTCTCCGTCCTCGACTTCAGCGCCGCGCAAGGTCTTGACTGGGTCGGCGATCGCGACACGCTCTCGGTGCAGTCCGTGCTGGTGCACCTGCTGGCGCCAGACACTGGCGCGACCTATGACTTTGGCTCTCGCTCGGTTGCGCACGACGACGTCGCGGTGCCCACGCCCGAGCGGGTCGCCCTGCCCTCCCTGGCGACCAGAGGACAGGGCACCCTGTGGCTGGGCGGAGGAGACAACAACTCGATCGAGTCTGAGGCGTTGTCCGCCTTTGTCGCGCAGGCCCAGGACAACACCCGAGGCAAGGGCAAGACGTCCCTGCTGGTGCTCGGCCTCGGCTATGCGGATGAGGCGGGGGCATTGGATGCCGTGACGGACTACACCGAGGCTGTGGCCGAACTCGGCTGGACTGGAGGCATTGACGTGCGAGTGCATGGTCACGACGCCATCCCCACCTCCGCAGTCGCTCGTGCCGCGGGTGTCCTGGTCGTCGGGGGAGACCAGTCGCTGATGGCGGAGGAAGTGGCTGACCCGGAGTTGCGCAGTGCCCTCGCGAAGGCGGTCCAGCGGCCGACGCCGGTGCTGACTGACGGTGCTGCCACGGCGATCCTGGGAGAGCGCTATGTCACCGACATCGATCCCACAACATCTGACGAGGCGATCGAGATGTTCCGTGCCAACGCGGTGATCACGACACCTGGGCTGGGGCTGATCCCGGGCTACACGCTCGAGCCGACGTTGACGCAGGACTACCGCTGGGGCCGGCTGTTCGGCGCGGCCCACGACAGCCCGGACGTGGCTTCGTTGGGCATCAGCGAGCTGACCGCCATCGAGGTGGGACGCGGCGGCGCGAGCGTTGTGGGTGAGCGCTCGGTGGTGGCCGTTGATGGTTCGGGCGCCACCTGGTCCACCGGCAGCAATGGAGCCCTTGGCGCGACCAACGTGTGGCTCGACGTGTTCAGCACCGGCGACCTGATCGAGTGA
- a CDS encoding Uma2 family endonuclease: MDRLLFVVVDIPCTRAVTRTSGGYEEKTPSPSRTHQRVVTRLAMLLGQTNPEPARFEVLVAPLDVRLSELTTVQPDAVVLRDDDDPVPLLALEVLSPSTRHFDVGMKRSRYATAGIANFWVVDPDAPSLTAWELREGR; encoded by the coding sequence ATGGACCGTCTGCTGTTTGTTGTGGTTGACATCCCGTGCACTCGAGCGGTGACACGGACGTCTGGTGGGTATGAGGAGAAGACACCCTCACCGTCACGCACGCACCAGCGCGTTGTCACCCGTCTCGCAATGCTGCTTGGACAGACCAACCCGGAGCCGGCGCGGTTCGAAGTCCTCGTCGCGCCGCTTGATGTCCGCCTCAGCGAGCTGACGACGGTGCAACCTGACGCTGTGGTGCTGCGGGATGATGACGATCCCGTGCCGCTTCTTGCGCTCGAGGTCCTCAGCCCCAGCACCAGACACTTTGACGTCGGTATGAAGCGGTCGCGCTATGCCACTGCCGGGATCGCGAACTTCTGGGTTGTGGACCCCGACGCTCCGAGTCTCACGGCCTGGGAGTTGCGCGAGGGCCGTTAG
- a CDS encoding GNAT family N-acetyltransferase, whose product MTGTLQIRPLTVEDADVMTTVLADPELYEFTGGQPPTRDDLARRYAVQVRGHSADGSERWINSVVALGPEHQPIGYVQATIPVNADPTNGDPVGCSPADIAWVIGRPWQGNGHAGRAARLLLDDLVEQGVTAVVAHIHPDHEASQRIATRLGMTRTTVVVDGEIRWEGTTAQG is encoded by the coding sequence TTGACCGGCACGCTGCAGATCCGGCCGCTGACGGTCGAGGACGCCGACGTCATGACGACCGTTCTGGCCGACCCAGAGCTCTATGAGTTCACCGGTGGCCAGCCTCCGACCCGCGATGACCTCGCGCGCCGTTATGCCGTCCAGGTCCGGGGCCACTCCGCCGATGGCAGCGAGCGCTGGATCAACTCGGTGGTTGCGCTCGGTCCTGAGCACCAGCCCATCGGCTATGTCCAGGCCACGATTCCCGTCAACGCCGACCCCACCAACGGCGACCCGGTCGGCTGCAGCCCGGCCGACATCGCGTGGGTCATCGGCCGCCCGTGGCAGGGCAACGGACATGCCGGGCGAGCTGCCCGGCTGCTCCTCGACGACCTCGTGGAGCAGGGCGTCACCGCTGTCGTTGCCCACATCCACCCAGACCATGAGGCGTCGCAACGGATCGCGACGCGGCTGGGCATGACACGGACCACCGTCGTCGTGGACGGGGAGATCCGGTGGGAAGGCACGACGGCACAAGGTTGA
- a CDS encoding amidohydrolase family protein, with amino-acid sequence MPPSSAALIRDVRPWGGPAVDLTVADGVITAVSPTQPYAEGSADPAGSPETVVQGRGRLALPTFTDAHCHLDSNRVGLPFRPHTGGPGVWTMMLNDRANWRDAEVGITERVSDLLGREIAHGVTTVRSFAQVDVDAGLERLEAVLAARETHKDRATVQVVAFPQAGLLREEGSPQVLEDALRAGADVVGGIDPCTLDRDPVRHLDIVFGLAEKFGVPVDIHLHEPGELGLFSVDLIVERTLALGMQGNVLISHGYALFDDPTRVDGLLASLAEADIAMATIAPGGKSRVPVDRLTEAGVRVGLGQDGQRDYWSPYGNGDMLDRTWQLAFTMGHRADELIEHAVAVATRGGASIVEPQLPRLGAVSDRPGLAVGDVADLLLVEGETVTSAVMDRPSDRTVLRAGRVVADQLELV; translated from the coding sequence ATGCCTCCCTCCTCAGCTGCCCTGATCCGTGACGTCCGCCCCTGGGGCGGCCCAGCAGTCGACCTGACCGTCGCCGACGGGGTGATCACCGCCGTCTCCCCCACCCAGCCGTATGCCGAGGGGTCGGCCGACCCCGCAGGCTCCCCGGAGACGGTGGTCCAGGGGCGCGGCCGCCTCGCCCTGCCGACCTTCACCGACGCGCACTGCCACCTGGACTCCAACCGGGTCGGGCTGCCGTTCCGGCCGCACACCGGCGGCCCTGGCGTGTGGACGATGATGCTCAACGACCGGGCCAACTGGCGGGACGCGGAGGTCGGCATCACCGAGCGGGTCAGCGACCTGCTGGGGCGCGAGATCGCCCATGGCGTGACGACGGTGCGCTCGTTTGCGCAGGTGGACGTCGATGCCGGCCTGGAGCGGCTGGAGGCTGTCCTCGCAGCGCGGGAGACGCACAAGGACCGGGCCACCGTGCAGGTGGTGGCCTTCCCGCAGGCCGGACTGCTGCGTGAGGAGGGCTCGCCGCAGGTGCTGGAGGACGCGCTGCGGGCCGGTGCCGATGTCGTCGGCGGCATCGACCCGTGCACCCTCGACCGTGACCCGGTGCGCCATCTCGACATCGTCTTCGGCCTGGCGGAGAAGTTCGGCGTGCCCGTCGACATCCACCTGCACGAGCCTGGTGAGCTCGGGCTGTTCAGCGTCGACCTCATCGTGGAGCGCACCCTGGCCCTGGGCATGCAGGGCAACGTCCTGATCTCCCACGGTTACGCCCTCTTCGATGACCCGACCCGGGTCGACGGGCTCCTGGCGAGCCTGGCTGAGGCGGACATTGCCATGGCGACGATCGCTCCGGGTGGCAAGTCACGGGTGCCCGTCGACCGGCTGACCGAGGCGGGCGTGCGGGTCGGGCTGGGGCAGGACGGCCAGCGCGACTACTGGTCGCCCTATGGCAACGGGGACATGCTGGACCGCACCTGGCAGCTGGCCTTCACGATGGGTCACCGCGCCGATGAGCTCATCGAGCACGCAGTCGCGGTCGCGACCCGCGGTGGCGCCTCGATCGTGGAGCCTCAGCTGCCCCGGCTGGGCGCGGTCTCCGACCGTCCGGGCCTCGCGGTCGGCGACGTGGCGGACCTGCTGCTGGTCGAGGGTGAGACCGTCACCTCGGCGGTCATGGACCGCCCCTCCGACCGCACCGTGCTGCGCGCCGGACGCGTCGTGGCCGACCAGCTCGAGCTGGTGTGA